In the genome of Mycobacteriales bacterium, one region contains:
- a CDS encoding acyl-CoA carboxylase subunit beta has protein sequence MASVAADDPSTPDAHSTAGKLAEWRRRTDEASHAGSARAVEAQHERGKMTARERVEAFLDAGSFVETDALARHRVTAFGLAERRPYGDGVVTGYGTVDGRPVCVFSQDFTVFGGSLGEVFGEKVVKIMDLALKTGCPVVGINDSGGARIQEGVVSLGLYGEIFYRNVIGSGVIPQISIIMGPCAGGAVYSPAITDFIVMVDQTSHMFITGPDVIKTVTGEDVEMEELGGAHAHNTKSGVAHFQAADEKDALAIAAGLLSYLPSNNLENAPTYRGFPDEIEITAADLELDTFIPDSSNQPYDMHRVIEHVLDDGEFLEVHALFAQNMICGFGRVDGHSVGVVANQPMHFAGTLDIDASEKAARFVRTCDAFNVPVLTFVDVPGFLPGAGQEWQGIIRRGAKLIYAYCEATVPKVTVITRKAYGGAYDVMGSKHLRSDMSFAWPTAEIAVMGAAGAVNILYRRDIADAPDPDARRAELITDYTDHFANPYIAAERGYIDAVIPPSQTRREVVRALRLLRTKRESMPPRKHGNIPL, from the coding sequence ATGGCCAGCGTCGCAGCCGACGACCCGTCCACGCCTGACGCCCATTCGACCGCCGGCAAGCTCGCGGAATGGCGTCGACGCACCGACGAGGCGTCTCATGCCGGTTCGGCCCGTGCGGTCGAGGCCCAGCACGAGCGCGGGAAGATGACCGCCCGCGAGCGGGTCGAAGCCTTCCTCGACGCCGGGTCGTTCGTGGAGACCGACGCCTTGGCGCGGCACCGGGTCACGGCGTTCGGGCTCGCCGAGCGCCGGCCCTACGGCGACGGCGTGGTGACCGGCTACGGCACGGTCGACGGCCGACCGGTCTGCGTGTTCAGCCAGGACTTCACCGTCTTCGGCGGATCGCTGGGCGAGGTCTTCGGCGAGAAGGTCGTCAAGATCATGGATCTCGCCCTGAAGACGGGCTGCCCCGTCGTCGGCATCAACGATTCCGGCGGTGCGCGAATCCAGGAGGGGGTCGTATCCCTCGGGCTCTACGGCGAGATCTTCTACCGAAACGTCATCGGCTCCGGGGTGATCCCGCAAATCTCGATCATCATGGGTCCGTGCGCCGGCGGCGCGGTCTATTCCCCGGCGATCACCGATTTCATCGTCATGGTCGACCAGACCTCGCACATGTTCATTACCGGGCCAGACGTCATCAAGACGGTCACCGGTGAAGACGTCGAGATGGAGGAACTCGGGGGGGCGCACGCCCACAACACCAAATCCGGCGTTGCCCACTTCCAGGCGGCCGACGAAAAGGACGCCCTGGCGATCGCCGCCGGGCTGTTGTCGTACCTGCCGTCGAACAACCTCGAAAACGCGCCCACCTACCGCGGTTTCCCCGACGAGATAGAGATCACTGCTGCGGACCTGGAACTCGACACCTTCATTCCGGACTCCTCGAACCAGCCCTACGACATGCACCGGGTCATCGAGCACGTGCTGGACGATGGTGAGTTTCTGGAGGTCCATGCGCTGTTCGCGCAGAACATGATCTGCGGCTTCGGCCGGGTAGACGGTCACTCGGTCGGCGTGGTCGCCAACCAACCGATGCACTTCGCCGGCACCCTCGACATCGACGCTTCGGAGAAGGCGGCGCGTTTCGTCCGAACCTGCGATGCGTTCAACGTGCCGGTGCTCACCTTCGTCGACGTGCCCGGCTTCCTGCCCGGTGCGGGGCAAGAGTGGCAGGGAATCATCCGCCGCGGTGCCAAACTCATCTACGCCTACTGCGAAGCGACCGTTCCTAAGGTCACCGTCATCACCCGCAAGGCCTACGGCGGCGCGTACGACGTCATGGGGTCGAAACACCTGCGCTCGGACATGTCCTTCGCCTGGCCGACCGCCGAGATCGCCGTCATGGGCGCCGCGGGGGCGGTCAACATCCTCTACCGACGCGACATCGCCGACGCGCCCGACCCCGACGCCCGACGAGCCGAGCTGATCACCGACTACACGGACCACTTCGCCAACCCCTACATCGCCGCCGAACGGGGCTACATCGACGCGGTCATCCCCCCCTCGCAAACCCGCCGGGAGGTTGTTCGTGCCCTGCGCCTCCTGCGCACGAAGCGGGAGTCGATGCCACCGCGCAAGCACGGGAACATTCCGCTGTGA
- a CDS encoding biotin--[acetyl-CoA-carboxylase] ligase — protein sequence MNAHRSDLDAARLAAGVAPPWRSPVVLDEIDSTNRTAVAAARAGEPEGLVVIADRQTAGRGRLGRRWLSPAGAGIAVSVVLRPSVPDDRLGWLPLLAGLSVQAAVARCTGLPLALKWPNDVYGSRGKLAGLLSERVAGGAVVVGVGLNVHDLAGLPEGATSVAAEGVDGDRTALLLAVLDELGTRYGAWVASGGAPEAVRPDYRAVCRTIGAAVRVELPGGGVVVGDAVDVDGLGRLVVLDGSGQPHHLASGDVVHVRPAG from the coding sequence GTGAACGCCCACCGTTCCGACCTCGACGCGGCGCGGCTTGCCGCGGGCGTCGCTCCGCCTTGGCGGTCTCCGGTCGTCCTCGACGAGATCGACTCGACGAACCGGACAGCCGTCGCCGCGGCCCGCGCCGGCGAGCCGGAGGGCCTCGTTGTCATCGCCGATCGGCAGACCGCCGGCCGCGGCCGGCTCGGTCGTCGCTGGCTCAGCCCGGCGGGCGCCGGGATCGCCGTGTCGGTCGTGTTGCGCCCCTCGGTGCCCGACGACCGGCTCGGCTGGCTGCCCCTGCTCGCCGGCCTGTCGGTCCAGGCCGCGGTGGCCCGATGCACCGGTCTCCCGCTGGCACTCAAGTGGCCCAACGACGTGTACGGGTCCCGGGGCAAGCTGGCGGGGCTGCTGTCCGAGCGCGTGGCCGGTGGGGCCGTCGTCGTCGGTGTCGGGCTCAACGTCCACGACCTCGCCGGGTTGCCGGAAGGGGCCACCTCGGTGGCCGCCGAGGGCGTCGACGGCGACCGGACGGCGCTGCTGCTCGCCGTCCTGGACGAGCTTGGAACGCGGTATGGCGCGTGGGTCGCGTCCGGCGGCGCGCCGGAGGCGGTCCGGCCGGACTACCGAGCGGTGTGCCGGACAATCGGGGCGGCGGTGCGGGTCGAGCTCCCCGGGGGCGGCGTGGTGGTCGGAGATGCGGTCGACGTCGATGGCCTCGGCCGTCTCGTCGTCCTGGACGGCTCCGGGCAGCCGCACCACCTCGCCAGCGGAGACGTCGTCCACGTCCGGCCGGCGGGCTGA
- a CDS encoding PH domain-containing protein yields MRAGLVSGEEIVLDLRPHPRRLAGPAALVPVVVGLAAYGLAAMPAGRLRSAERISVLLVAVLVLAFGSLRPWLRWRGTRLLVTNRRVLVRVSVLSRRGRDIPLARISDVSFQQRLVERIWRSGTLVVDTTGEAGRVVVTDVPRVESVHTTLLELLESRLGARVTESGEVPR; encoded by the coding sequence ATGCGGGCCGGCCTGGTCAGCGGCGAGGAGATCGTCCTCGACCTGCGTCCGCACCCGCGCCGGCTGGCCGGCCCGGCCGCCCTCGTTCCGGTTGTCGTCGGGCTGGCCGCCTACGGCCTCGCGGCGATGCCCGCCGGGCGCCTTCGGTCCGCGGAACGCATCTCCGTCCTGCTCGTCGCCGTGCTCGTCCTCGCATTCGGGTCCCTGCGCCCATGGCTGCGCTGGCGTGGCACCCGGCTCCTCGTGACCAACCGGCGCGTACTGGTCCGGGTCAGCGTCCTGTCCCGGCGTGGCCGCGACATCCCATTGGCGAGAATCAGCGACGTGTCCTTCCAACAGCGCCTGGTGGAACGGATCTGGCGCTCCGGCACGCTGGTCGTAGACACCACCGGCGAAGCCGGCCGGGTGGTGGTGACCGACGTGCCGCGAGTCGAGTCGGTGCACACCACGTTGCTCGAGTTGCTGGAGAGCCGGCTCGGCGCCCGGGTCACCGAATCCGGCGAGGTGCCCAGGTGA
- a CDS encoding adenylate/guanylate cyclase domain-containing protein → MTKPAREIGPAELESALLGGERRYTRQQVAEITGVAPPESRRLWRAMGFADVEDDAVVFTDGDIDALRTVLELSEDNLIDERTRIAMTRALGQSLARLADWQLGELDVLLNERAEPPSAEQALAIAQRLVPIMERLLVYVWRRKLAAAAGRALAASTDELSPGQLVVGFADLVGFTDVTRQLDEDGLAVLVDRFESVSSDVVAQIGGRIVKTVGDEVLFVTDDPAAAAEIALRLVEEMAADPVLPPVRAGLARGTVLTRLGDVYGSVVNIASRLTSLARSDTVLVDLELAAALADDERFDLRPMRRRSVGGYEHLAPTRLRRRPAAP, encoded by the coding sequence GTGACCAAGCCGGCCCGCGAGATCGGCCCGGCCGAGCTGGAAAGCGCCCTGCTCGGCGGCGAGCGGCGCTACACCCGCCAGCAGGTTGCGGAGATCACCGGGGTTGCCCCGCCGGAGAGCCGGCGGTTGTGGCGGGCGATGGGTTTCGCCGACGTCGAGGATGACGCGGTCGTCTTCACCGACGGCGACATCGATGCCCTGCGGACAGTGCTCGAGCTGTCCGAGGACAACCTCATCGACGAGCGGACCCGGATCGCAATGACCCGGGCGCTCGGCCAGTCGCTGGCGCGACTCGCCGACTGGCAGCTCGGCGAGCTCGATGTGCTGCTCAACGAGCGTGCCGAGCCGCCGAGCGCCGAACAAGCGCTCGCCATTGCCCAGCGGCTCGTCCCGATCATGGAGCGGCTGCTCGTCTACGTCTGGCGGCGCAAGCTCGCGGCCGCGGCGGGCCGGGCGCTGGCTGCCTCCACCGACGAGCTGTCCCCCGGCCAGCTGGTGGTCGGCTTCGCCGATCTGGTCGGCTTCACGGACGTGACCCGCCAGTTGGACGAGGACGGGCTGGCGGTGCTCGTCGATCGGTTCGAGAGCGTCAGCTCGGACGTCGTCGCCCAGATCGGTGGCCGCATCGTCAAGACCGTCGGCGACGAGGTGCTCTTCGTGACCGACGACCCAGCAGCCGCCGCCGAGATCGCGTTGCGGCTAGTGGAGGAGATGGCGGCCGATCCGGTACTCCCGCCGGTCCGGGCCGGCCTGGCCAGGGGGACCGTCTTGACCAGGCTCGGGGACGTCTACGGCTCGGTGGTGAACATCGCCAGTCGCCTGACGTCGCTGGCTCGGTCCGATACGGTCCTCGTCGATCTGGAGCTGGCTGCGGCGCTGGCCGACGACGAGCGGTTCGACCTGCGACCCATGCGACGCCGGTCGGTCGGCGGTTACGAGCACCTGGCGCCGACCCGGCTGCGCCGCCGCCCGGCAGCGCCATGA
- a CDS encoding hydroxymethylglutaryl-CoA lyase, whose translation MSELPASISLREVGPRDGLQNEDPVPTEAKVRLIDALSRTGVRRIEAVSFVHPGAVPQMADADAVWQAIRRDPLVRYSALVPNLRGAVRALAAGVAEIEAVVSASDVHNRRNLRRSTAETLDEIAELIALAHASGVTCQVIVATAFGSPYEGDVPVDRVVATAGRAVADGADSVSFGDTTGMGTPGRVSRVVGEFRSSHPQVPVNLHFHNTRGTGLANVLAALELGVDDFDASVGGLGGCPYAPGASGNIATEELVNMVEDMGVATGVDLDAMIEAAADAERLVGHRLPSQVLRAGPRTRLTPVDIGVDG comes from the coding sequence GTGAGCGAGCTTCCCGCGTCGATCAGCCTGCGCGAGGTCGGGCCGCGCGACGGCCTGCAGAACGAGGACCCGGTGCCGACCGAGGCGAAGGTTCGGCTCATCGACGCGCTGTCCCGGACCGGGGTTCGGCGGATCGAGGCGGTTTCCTTCGTCCACCCGGGCGCGGTTCCGCAGATGGCCGATGCCGACGCGGTCTGGCAGGCGATCCGTCGGGATCCGCTGGTCCGGTACTCCGCTTTGGTCCCGAACCTGCGGGGAGCGGTCCGCGCGCTCGCGGCCGGTGTCGCGGAAATCGAGGCGGTCGTGTCGGCCTCCGACGTGCACAACCGGCGCAATCTGCGGCGCAGCACAGCGGAGACGCTGGACGAGATCGCCGAGCTGATCGCCCTGGCCCACGCGAGCGGCGTGACCTGCCAGGTCATCGTCGCTACCGCATTCGGATCCCCCTACGAAGGTGACGTGCCGGTCGATCGGGTCGTCGCGACCGCCGGCCGGGCCGTCGCGGACGGGGCGGACAGCGTCTCCTTCGGCGACACCACCGGGATGGGGACACCGGGCCGGGTGTCCCGGGTGGTGGGCGAGTTCCGCAGCTCGCACCCGCAGGTTCCGGTGAACCTGCACTTCCACAACACGCGGGGGACCGGACTGGCCAACGTCCTGGCCGCGCTGGAGTTGGGGGTAGACGACTTCGACGCCTCCGTCGGCGGCCTCGGCGGATGTCCTTACGCCCCGGGAGCCAGCGGAAACATCGCGACCGAGGAGCTCGTCAACATGGTCGAGGACATGGGGGTGGCCACCGGCGTCGACCTTGACGCGATGATCGAGGCGGCGGCCGACGCCGAGCGGCTGGTCGGCCACCGATTGCCCAGCCAGGTGCTCCGGGCCGGGCCTCGTACGCGACTCACCCCGGTCGACATCGGAGTGGACGGGTGA